A window of the Anaerolineae bacterium genome harbors these coding sequences:
- a CDS encoding exo-alpha-sialidase, producing the protein MTPPCLKLVAVRDAFRSNARWPSCHCATVSALGDGRLGAAWYAGSYETAPDQAILYSRFDCQALIWDPPTVLVDTPGKADGNPVLWRAKSGTTWLFYVTIVGHWWHECKVFAAASPDGVRWDAPSAIREEWGWMTRARPLELDGGPVLLPLYDERDWSAHVATWRDGRLGARWGHLTTSQGVIQPSLVPLGDGRVGMYLRTGGRGGSIWYSQSEDGGRTWAYPEPTPLPNPNSGIDALRLHDGRLVLAYNESRSRRTPLALAVSRDEGRTWQREAIVASGPGEFSYPVLLEGPDERLHLLYTHRRRAIRHCIYETRSR; encoded by the coding sequence ATGACGCCACCCTGTCTCAAACTGGTTGCAGTGCGGGACGCCTTTCGCAGCAACGCTCGCTGGCCTTCGTGCCACTGCGCCACGGTATCGGCGCTGGGGGATGGCCGGCTCGGCGCCGCCTGGTATGCCGGAAGCTACGAGACGGCTCCCGACCAGGCCATCCTCTACTCGCGCTTCGACTGCCAGGCCCTGATCTGGGATCCTCCCACGGTGCTAGTGGATACGCCCGGCAAGGCCGATGGCAATCCCGTATTGTGGCGGGCGAAATCGGGCACCACCTGGTTATTCTACGTGACCATTGTCGGCCATTGGTGGCACGAATGCAAGGTGTTCGCCGCTGCCTCGCCCGACGGGGTACGCTGGGACGCCCCTTCGGCTATTCGCGAGGAGTGGGGCTGGATGACCAGAGCTCGTCCGCTGGAGCTCGATGGGGGCCCGGTCCTCCTGCCGCTGTACGATGAGAGGGACTGGAGCGCCCACGTCGCCACGTGGAGAGACGGTCGGCTGGGGGCGCGTTGGGGCCACCTCACCACGTCGCAGGGGGTCATACAGCCCTCACTGGTGCCTCTGGGTGACGGCCGGGTGGGTATGTACCTGCGCACCGGAGGCCGCGGCGGAAGCATTTGGTACAGCCAATCTGAGGACGGCGGCAGGACTTGGGCTTACCCGGAGCCGACGCCTCTGCCGAATCCGAACAGCGGCATTGACGCCTTGAGGCTGCACGACGGTCGCCTAGTACTGGCCTACAACGAATCCCGCTCGCGGCGCACACCTCTGGCTCTGGCCGTCAGCCGGGACGAGGGACGGACTTGGCAACGAGAGGCGATAGTGGCGTCCGGTCCGGGTGAGTTCAGCTACCCGGTGCTCTTGGAGGGGCCGGACGAGCGGCTTCACCTGCTGTACACTCATCGCCGAAGGGCGATCCGGCACTGCATCTACGAGACGCGTTCGCGCTGA
- a CDS encoding site-2 protease family protein: MSLADIERLRAIVDEVMAVDDSIQLEQPPGAVIFRGRLLADPAEAIEAVGERFRSRGYLTTLDRQRGTDILAAIPHSPPQHRTRPRLALALLLATLASVLLVGGTMTQPDLESVLRRPLSGLPFAVSLLAILGTHEMGHYLVARRGGVQVSLPYFIPMPLGPLGTMGAFINMRSPPRSRSQLLRIGLAGPLSGLVVAIVVLIYGLKTSTVGPLPEGQAFLQEGNSVFYLVLKRVILGRWLPGAGLDVDLSPVAFAGWAGLLVTGLNLIPAAQLDGGHVAYALLGRTAQILTVTIAAGMFLLGLAWPGWYAWAVLILLLGSRRHLVLDDVTPLNWRERLLAVLGLLLAALLFVPVPLMLVQP, from the coding sequence TTGAGCCTTGCCGATATCGAGCGTCTGCGGGCCATCGTGGACGAAGTCATGGCGGTGGACGATTCCATTCAGCTGGAGCAGCCACCCGGCGCGGTGATTTTCCGCGGCCGGCTCCTGGCCGACCCGGCGGAAGCCATCGAGGCCGTCGGAGAGCGCTTTCGTTCCCGAGGCTACTTGACTACTCTGGATCGCCAGCGCGGCACCGACATCCTAGCCGCCATCCCGCACTCTCCCCCCCAACACCGTACCCGTCCTCGGTTGGCTCTAGCCCTTCTGCTGGCGACCCTCGCCAGCGTGCTCCTGGTGGGCGGCACCATGACTCAGCCCGACCTGGAGAGCGTCCTGCGCCGCCCCTTGAGCGGCCTGCCCTTCGCTGTGTCTCTCCTGGCCATTCTGGGCACCCACGAGATGGGCCACTACCTGGTCGCCCGTCGGGGCGGAGTCCAGGTCTCGCTGCCCTACTTCATTCCCATGCCTCTGGGCCCCCTGGGTACCATGGGGGCCTTCATCAACATGCGCTCTCCCCCGCGCAGCCGCAGTCAGCTGCTCCGCATCGGCCTGGCGGGCCCACTCAGCGGGCTGGTGGTCGCCATAGTGGTACTGATCTACGGGCTCAAGACCTCCACAGTGGGTCCGCTGCCGGAAGGCCAGGCTTTCCTGCAGGAAGGCAACTCCGTCTTCTATCTTGTGCTCAAGCGCGTCATCCTGGGCCGCTGGTTGCCAGGCGCAGGGTTGGACGTGGACTTGAGCCCCGTGGCCTTCGCCGGTTGGGCGGGGCTGCTGGTGACGGGGCTCAACCTGATCCCCGCCGCCCAGCTCGATGGGGGTCATGTGGCGTACGCTCTGCTGGGGCGTACCGCCCAGATACTGACCGTGACCATCGCCGCCGGCATGTTCCTGCTAGGTCTCGCCTGGCCGGGCTGGTACGCTTGGGCAGTGCTCATCCTCCTTCTAGGCTCGCGCCGGCACCTGGTACTAGATGACGTGACACCTCTGAACTGGCGGGAACGACTGCTGGCCGTCCTCGGACTGCTGCTGGCTGCCCTGCTCTTCGTGCCCGTCCCCCTGATGCTGGTACAACCATAG